Proteins from one Colias croceus chromosome 22, ilColCroc2.1 genomic window:
- the LOC123701992 gene encoding uncharacterized protein LOC123701992, with protein MSCKTLIVNELLAFIQNAIDTMDEVSIMQICKTNFKEEEISSGKVLLYQTLDKIATMPSRRRNGGEKCIQDIISLLKVTDPDDVPDFVAKELHKLPPVGFDHVDVTRLLKDITFLKASLAEVHTKLEASEKTISDLRVELASYRDAHAICRSPVPSYVNARRGAQNACVGFLTADVDVSPTADDPSDAPRPAPVTSPPEKTSHVTLPAAPQCDYAAAASKMTATPKSSKGVNAPVRKSLPSKTKDVDEDGFTKVQKKKKLNRQNKCGTATKDPNLRMRAEVPTTPLYVSRVHYCTKTEDVVEYLHAKTGLSLRVERLESRHKVSFNSFVVRVPTAKLSVYMDEGFWPQGVVFRRFRGRIPGPPESRHTPKA; from the coding sequence ATGAGTTGTAAAACACTCATTGTAAATGAGCTGTTGGCGTTCATTCAAAATGCCATCGATACAATGGACGAGGTTAGCATCATGCAAATCTGCAAAACTAACTTTAAGGAGGAGGAAATTAGCAGTGGCAAGGTGCTACTCTACCAAACGCTGGACAAGATTGCCACGATGCCGTCCCGCCGCAGGAACGGGGGTGAAAAATGCATACAGGATATCATCAGCCTATTGAAGGTGACTGATCCCGATGACGTGCCCGATTTCGTCGCAAAGGAGTTGCATAAACTTCCTCCGGTGGGATTTGACCACGTCGATGTTACGAGGCTCCTTAAGGACATCACATTCCTTAAGGCGAGTCTGGCCGAGGTACACACCAAGTTGGAGGCTTCAGAGAAGACCATCTCCGATTTACGAGTCGAGTTAGCGTCATATCGCGATGCGCATGCAATATGTAGGTCACCCGTGCCGTCATATGTGAATGCACGTCGCGGAGCTCAAAATGCATGCGTCGGCTTTTTAACTGCTGATGTTGATGTGTCGCCGACCGCCGATGACCCGAGTGATGCCCCGCGCCCCGCTCCCGTTACCTCTCCCCCGGAGAAGACATCGCATGTCACGTTGCCAGCTGCTCCTCAATGTGACTACGCCGCCGCAGCCTCAAAAATGACTGCGAccccaaaatcatcaaaaggAGTAAACGCACCCGTGCGGAAAAGTTTACCTTCAAAAACGAAGGACGTTGACGAGGATGGCTTCACAAAAGTccagaagaagaagaagttgAATCGTCAGAACAAGTGCGGCACCGCAACGAAAGATCCAAACTTGCGGATGCGCGCAGAGGTGCCGACGACGCCGCTCTATGTGTCTCGTGTGCACTACTGTACCAAGACTGAAGATGTTGTCGAGTACTTGCATGCGAAGACAGGTTTGAGTCTGCGAGTGGAACGTCTGGAGTCTCGCCATAAAGTGAGCTTCAACTCCTTCGTGGTGAGAGTACCGACCGCCAAGCTGAGCGTCTACATGGACGAAGGGTTTTGGCCGCAGGGAGTTGTGTTTCGCCGCTTCCGCGGACGGATACCCGGCCCCCCGGAATCGCGTCACACGCCGAAGGCATAG